One segment of Acidimicrobiales bacterium DNA contains the following:
- a CDS encoding magnesium transporter CorA family protein, protein MDAGPRVTLVDAGGIEVDPSWEVIAQHRDAGTTIWLDLQDPSDEDIDRVGDLFGFHRLAIDDSQRFSQRAKLVVYEDHAFVVAFAANVDSEHDRTEVHAYYRPGVIVTVHREPCPAVEEWLAKGFEHEFDAPGLFLLYRLLDSLAGSFPPVLDEIDERLVELEDAILADPDPSHMAVLTSLKRQLSHLRRAVIPGRDTLGGGTSLAIEELPGMSDEARRYFRDLYDHLVHVADQVDSEREHAASVMDVYLSTVSNKQNDVMKQLTAVSTFFLPLMFLTGFFGMNFAWMVRNVEGPAPFLALGVGLQVVSVAAVLVLLKRRGWF, encoded by the coding sequence ATGGATGCGGGTCCGCGGGTGACACTCGTCGACGCCGGCGGGATCGAGGTCGACCCGTCCTGGGAGGTGATCGCCCAGCACCGCGACGCGGGCACCACGATCTGGCTCGACCTCCAGGATCCGTCCGACGAGGACATCGACCGGGTCGGTGACCTCTTCGGCTTCCACCGCCTCGCCATCGACGACAGCCAGCGCTTCTCGCAGCGAGCGAAGCTCGTGGTCTACGAGGACCACGCGTTCGTCGTCGCGTTCGCGGCCAACGTCGACAGCGAGCACGACCGGACCGAGGTCCACGCCTACTACCGCCCGGGCGTCATCGTCACCGTGCACCGCGAGCCCTGCCCTGCGGTCGAGGAGTGGCTGGCCAAGGGCTTCGAGCACGAGTTCGACGCTCCGGGCCTCTTCCTGCTCTACCGCCTGCTCGACTCGCTGGCGGGCAGCTTCCCGCCGGTGCTCGACGAGATCGACGAACGACTGGTCGAGCTCGAGGACGCGATCCTCGCCGACCCGGATCCGAGCCACATGGCCGTGCTCACGTCGCTCAAGCGCCAACTCAGCCACCTGCGCCGGGCAGTCATCCCGGGCCGGGACACGCTGGGCGGGGGCACCAGCCTCGCCATCGAGGAGCTGCCGGGCATGAGCGACGAGGCCCGGCGCTACTTCCGCGACCTCTACGACCACCTGGTCCACGTGGCCGACCAGGTCGACAGCGAGCGCGAGCACGCCGCCTCGGTGATGGACGTCTACCTCTCGACGGTCAGCAACAAGCAGAACGACGTCATGAAGCAGCTCACCGCCGTGTCCACGTTCTTCCTGCCCCTCATGTTCCTCACCGGCTTCTTCGGCATGAACTTCGCCTGGATGGTCCGCAACGTCGAGGGGCCGGCGCCCTTCCTGGCGCTCGGTGTCGGCCTCCAGGTCGTGAGCGTCGCCGCGGTGCTCGTGCTGCTGAAGCGGCGGGGCTGGTTCTAG
- a CDS encoding winged helix-turn-helix transcriptional regulator → MPSAALQDDRLDGRDRSGDEAPDTTDRTDTTELAGQLRVVVARLARILRQQDQSGMPPTLLAALTTIGRSGPLTFGELAAHEQVAAPTITKAVQKLEAKGLVSRRPDPDDGRVCRVAITAAGRRHLERARRRRTAWLATRLTELDEDDVRRLADAVDVLEALTNAEAPASERPAT, encoded by the coding sequence ATGCCAAGCGCCGCCCTCCAGGATGACCGGCTCGATGGCCGCGACCGCAGCGGTGACGAGGCGCCCGACACGACCGACAGGACCGACACGACCGAGTTGGCCGGGCAGCTGCGGGTGGTCGTCGCCCGCCTGGCCCGCATCCTGCGCCAGCAGGATCAGAGCGGCATGCCGCCGACGCTGCTGGCGGCGCTCACCACCATCGGCCGCTCGGGCCCGCTCACCTTCGGTGAGCTGGCCGCCCACGAGCAGGTCGCCGCGCCGACCATCACCAAGGCCGTGCAGAAGCTCGAGGCCAAGGGCCTCGTGAGCCGCCGGCCCGATCCCGACGACGGCCGGGTGTGCCGGGTGGCCATCACCGCAGCCGGGCGGCGCCACCTCGAGCGGGCCCGTCGTCGCCGCACCGCCTGGCTCGCCACCCGCCTGACCGAGCTCGACGAGGACGACGTCCGCCGCCTCGCCGACGCGGTCGACGTCCTGGAGGCCCTCACCAACGCCGAGGCACCTGCCTCTGAAAGACCCGCCACATGA
- a CDS encoding MFS transporter encodes MTRFRLATRETFSSLAIRNFRLFFVGQGISQVGNWLTLVAQSLLVLSITRSGVALGLLTAFQFGPVLLLGAWAGLVADRSDKRKLLMIVQVGAMVQSFVLAALAFMDEPPLVAIYAVAALGGLAMAFDNPARRAFVVEMVPEEAVPNAVGLNSAVMTSSRIVGPALAGLLTVTVGFGWAFVVDGLSYVAVLVALAMMRTTELRPSAVAERAKGQVREGLHYVRRAPDLFIPLVMMGVIGALAFNFQVVLPLFVTDTFDGAPSTFTLLLSAMSAGSLVGALVGARRTQVETPHVVVSAAFFGLAMLALALSPVLWIAFPLGFLVGVASITFLTTSTAIVQMKSDPSMRGRVLALQAILFLGSTPVGGPILGVVCDVLGARAGLALGGFAALGAAAWGRAAHQRAAAGADDADLLVAPGTQPA; translated from the coding sequence ATGACCCGATTCCGACTCGCCACGCGCGAGACCTTCAGCTCGCTGGCCATCCGCAACTTCCGCCTCTTCTTCGTCGGCCAGGGCATCTCCCAGGTGGGCAACTGGCTCACGCTGGTGGCCCAGAGCCTCCTGGTCCTCTCCATCACCCGTAGTGGCGTCGCCTTGGGCCTCCTGACCGCCTTCCAGTTCGGTCCGGTGCTCCTGCTCGGTGCCTGGGCCGGTCTGGTGGCCGACCGCTCCGACAAGCGCAAGCTCCTGATGATCGTGCAGGTCGGCGCGATGGTGCAGTCCTTCGTCCTGGCCGCCCTCGCGTTCATGGACGAACCACCGCTCGTCGCCATCTACGCCGTGGCCGCCCTCGGCGGGCTCGCCATGGCCTTCGACAACCCGGCCCGACGGGCCTTCGTGGTCGAGATGGTGCCGGAGGAGGCCGTGCCGAACGCCGTCGGCCTCAACTCCGCGGTCATGACCAGCTCGCGCATCGTCGGCCCGGCGCTGGCGGGCCTGCTCACGGTCACGGTCGGCTTCGGGTGGGCCTTCGTGGTCGACGGCCTCTCCTACGTCGCCGTGCTGGTTGCGCTGGCCATGATGCGCACCACTGAGCTGCGCCCGAGCGCGGTGGCCGAGCGGGCGAAGGGACAGGTCCGCGAGGGTCTGCACTACGTCCGCCGGGCCCCCGACCTGTTCATCCCGCTGGTGATGATGGGTGTGATCGGTGCGCTGGCCTTCAACTTCCAGGTGGTCCTGCCCTTGTTCGTGACCGACACCTTCGACGGGGCGCCGTCGACGTTCACCCTGCTGCTGTCGGCCATGTCGGCCGGCTCGCTCGTCGGTGCCCTCGTCGGCGCGAGGCGCACGCAGGTCGAGACGCCCCACGTCGTCGTGTCGGCCGCGTTCTTCGGACTGGCCATGCTGGCGCTCGCGCTGTCGCCCGTGTTGTGGATCGCCTTCCCGCTGGGCTTCCTCGTCGGCGTCGCCAGCATCACCTTCCTGACGACCTCCACGGCGATCGTCCAGATGAAGTCGGACCCCTCCATGCGAGGGCGGGTCCTCGCGCTCCAGGCCATCCTCTTCCTGGGCAGCACGCCCGTCGGCGGCCCCATCCTCGGCGTGGTGTGCGATGTCCTCGGGGCCCGCGCCGGTCTCGCCCTCGGCGGGTTCGCCGCCCTCGGCGCCGCCGCCTGGGGACGCGCCGCCCACCAGCGGGCCGCGGCCGGGGCCGACGATGCCGACCTGCTGGTGGCACCGGGGACGCAACCGGCCTGA
- a CDS encoding VOC family protein, whose product MSTVLSHVGVCVSDVEASTRFYCEALGFEAAEAFDVGDEFGPLMELDGVQLHSQFLRRDGQAIELLSFAAPEPGGTKERRPMTQFGLTHLCFRVDDVEAVAAAVAAHGGTVLDHTRTTLADGALDFVYCTDPDGVRLELMRMPS is encoded by the coding sequence GTGAGCACAGTGCTGTCACACGTGGGGGTCTGCGTGAGCGACGTCGAGGCATCGACGCGCTTCTACTGCGAGGCCCTGGGATTCGAGGCCGCCGAGGCCTTCGACGTCGGCGACGAGTTCGGTCCGCTGATGGAGCTCGACGGGGTCCAGCTGCACTCGCAGTTCCTGCGCCGAGACGGCCAGGCCATCGAGCTGCTGTCGTTCGCGGCGCCCGAGCCGGGCGGCACCAAGGAGCGCCGACCGATGACCCAGTTCGGCCTCACCCACCTGTGCTTCCGGGTGGACGACGTGGAGGCGGTGGCCGCAGCGGTCGCCGCCCACGGGGGGACGGTGCTGGACCACACCCGCACGACGCTCGCCGACGGAGCCCTCGACTTCGTCTACTGCACCGACCCCGACGGTGTCCGTCTCGAGCTCATGAGGATGCCGTCGTGA
- a CDS encoding sulfotransferase — MSAPEVDLTPLDADALITEVVEATGLDDFGEPFWREGFERLLDSQRTESRLHEIGVFVAADDARMNLTNRLEVTDWHKRHPDMAERDVTPPIVVVGQGRTGTTILLDLLAQDPAHRVPLTWEVDQPCPPPETATYDTDPRIAISQAKGDASELLIPGFQAIHPMGALLAQECVRITCGDFRSLLFPTLFRVPSYAQWLLNEADMAPAYRWHRKVLQLLQWHHPGDRWVLKSPGHIWCLDALLAEYPDALLIQTHRDPLRIIASLGSLLATLRQMTSDHHEITEAAEEWSEYVLDGLDRSVDAREDGTVAPGRIVDVQFRDFMADPFGTIGGIYDRFGLEYTAEAEAAMREFLAAHPGDGYGTHQYSFADTGLDEGALRERAKRYQDYFDIPSEKLG; from the coding sequence GTGAGCGCCCCCGAAGTGGACCTCACCCCGCTCGACGCCGACGCCCTCATCACCGAGGTCGTCGAGGCCACCGGCTTGGACGACTTCGGCGAGCCGTTCTGGCGGGAGGGCTTCGAGCGCCTGCTGGACTCCCAGCGCACCGAGTCCCGCCTGCACGAGATCGGGGTCTTCGTCGCCGCCGACGACGCCCGCATGAACCTGACCAACCGCCTGGAGGTCACCGACTGGCACAAGCGCCACCCGGACATGGCCGAGCGCGACGTCACCCCGCCGATCGTCGTGGTGGGTCAGGGCCGCACGGGCACGACCATCCTCCTCGATCTGCTGGCGCAGGACCCCGCCCACCGGGTGCCCCTCACCTGGGAGGTGGACCAGCCCTGCCCCCCGCCCGAGACGGCCACCTACGACACCGATCCCCGCATCGCCATCTCCCAGGCCAAGGGCGACGCCAGCGAGCTGCTCATCCCCGGCTTCCAGGCCATCCACCCCATGGGCGCCCTGCTGGCCCAGGAATGCGTGCGCATCACCTGCGGCGACTTCCGCAGCCTCCTGTTCCCCACGCTGTTCCGGGTGCCGTCATACGCCCAGTGGCTGCTGAACGAGGCCGACATGGCGCCGGCCTACCGCTGGCACCGGAAGGTGCTCCAGCTGCTCCAGTGGCACCACCCCGGCGACCGCTGGGTGCTGAAGTCGCCAGGGCACATCTGGTGCCTGGACGCGCTGCTGGCCGAGTACCCCGACGCGCTGCTCATCCAGACCCATCGCGACCCCCTGCGCATCATCGCCTCGCTCGGCTCGCTGCTGGCCACCCTGCGCCAGATGACGAGCGATCACCACGAGATCACCGAGGCCGCCGAGGAGTGGTCCGAGTACGTGCTCGACGGGCTGGACCGGTCGGTCGACGCCCGGGAGGACGGCACGGTCGCCCCTGGTCGCATCGTGGACGTGCAGTTCCGCGACTTCATGGCCGACCCCTTCGGCACCATCGGTGGCATCTACGACCGCTTCGGCCTGGAGTACACCGCCGAGGCCGAGGCCGCCATGCGCGAGTTCCTCGCCGCTCACCCCGGCGACGGTTACGGCACCCATCAGTATTCGTTCGCCGACACCGGCCTCGACGAGGGCGCGCTGCGCGAGCGCGCCAAGCGCTACCAGGACTACTTCGACATCCCCTCGGAGAAGCTGGGCTGA
- a CDS encoding FKBP-type peptidyl-prolyl cis-trans isomerase, whose amino-acid sequence MPDHDLNEKPHVYVPPGEAPPADLVLEDLVVGDGPEATPGQNVNVHYVGVAWSTRQQFDASWDRGDIFSFGLGQGQVITGWDEGVAGMRVGGRRRITIPPHKGYGKAGAGGVIKGDETLVFIVDLLGVG is encoded by the coding sequence ATGCCCGACCACGATCTCAACGAGAAGCCCCACGTCTACGTCCCCCCGGGTGAGGCTCCACCGGCCGACCTGGTGCTGGAGGACCTCGTCGTGGGTGACGGCCCCGAGGCCACGCCCGGCCAGAACGTCAACGTGCACTACGTCGGGGTGGCGTGGAGCACCCGCCAGCAGTTCGACGCCTCCTGGGACCGCGGCGACATCTTCTCGTTCGGCCTCGGCCAGGGCCAGGTCATCACCGGCTGGGACGAGGGTGTCGCCGGCATGAGGGTGGGCGGCCGCCGCCGCATCACCATCCCGCCCCACAAGGGCTACGGCAAGGCCGGCGCCGGCGGCGTCATCAAGGGCGACGAGACCCTCGTGTTCATCGTCGACCTGCTCGGCGTGGGCTGA
- a CDS encoding DUF952 domain-containing protein — MPENIFHVTRATDWAEAAAAGEYRRSTVDRTLEEEGFIHCSTAAQVPGTLGRFYRGLPDLVRLEIDPARLGDVELRWEGEPEAFPHVYGPLPVAAVVSVDPIEAPPA; from the coding sequence GTGCCCGAGAACATCTTCCACGTCACCCGCGCCACGGACTGGGCCGAGGCCGCCGCCGCCGGCGAGTACCGGCGCTCGACCGTCGACCGCACGCTCGAGGAGGAGGGCTTCATCCACTGCTCGACGGCGGCGCAGGTGCCGGGCACCCTCGGCCGGTTCTACCGGGGCCTCCCCGACCTGGTGCGCCTCGAGATCGACCCGGCCCGCCTCGGCGACGTCGAGCTGCGGTGGGAGGGCGAGCCGGAGGCCTTCCCCCACGTGTACGGCCCGCTGCCGGTGGCGGCGGTGGTCTCGGTCGACCCCATCGAGGCGCCACCGGCCTGA
- a CDS encoding neutral/alkaline non-lysosomal ceramidase N-terminal domain-containing protein produces the protein MAEDPARPEAFLSTPLAAFVDGHTRRARFSVRPTPMPTLPHEPRLLAGAAVADLTPPPGMPKAGYSANAQDGQGVRTRLRARVLHLRAGTASLAIVQCDLLGGSSVVQHLVAKAVAGRTDVPLAGLMIGATHTHAGPGQFLGTDFYNRFASNRSGFDPAYTDFLVRQIAGAVIEAVESRSPAVLATGRTEVWGLTRNRSLDPHVDNETVADKRTEPQRKYVSVNPWLHLIRVDRERPDGATEPLAATVIFSVHGTGISMKAPEYNADVWAYLVGELDHRIEEAHGTRAVVGAIEGTHADVAPAIRPGAPGPLEAARIGRGVGAEAAALHQRLGDELRSEVRLATAFREIDLRADRRIDGVELPERPAVGAALVAGAHENLTPVIHRLPPFKPGTPKRWGKPNPQGEKWVLGTRWLQPLFVPPRSFPRILPAQLLVIDGTAVVGLPFEITVESGRRIEAAAAAALTSSDLAVERVAVSSLANEYSGYVATAEEYRLQHYEGGHTLYGPNTQAFLAAQLARLARDLGGAGRVSDVAHERRWDLRVHRYLPEPLPVDVERCWVGPARFVDPTPRSDGWWEAEWVDVAPGNLEWHRPLLRVEASSGEGPWEPARFRGRPVDDQGWAVEITFLRQDDDRHHYRVRWHDPAFAGDRRHRFVLEANGGQPELASDPFD, from the coding sequence ATGGCGGAAGATCCAGCGCGGCCAGAAGCGTTCCTGTCGACGCCGTTGGCGGCCTTCGTCGACGGCCACACCCGTCGGGCCCGCTTCTCGGTGCGGCCGACCCCGATGCCGACCCTGCCCCACGAGCCCCGCCTCCTGGCCGGCGCCGCGGTCGCCGATCTGACCCCTCCCCCGGGCATGCCCAAGGCGGGCTACTCGGCCAACGCCCAGGACGGGCAGGGGGTGCGCACCCGACTCCGGGCTCGCGTGCTGCACCTGCGGGCGGGCACGGCCTCGCTCGCCATCGTCCAGTGCGACCTCCTGGGCGGCTCGTCGGTGGTGCAGCACCTCGTGGCCAAGGCCGTCGCCGGTCGCACCGACGTCCCGCTGGCCGGGCTGATGATCGGCGCGACCCACACCCACGCCGGCCCCGGCCAGTTCCTCGGCACCGACTTCTACAACCGCTTCGCCTCCAACCGGTCGGGCTTCGACCCCGCCTACACCGACTTCCTCGTGCGCCAGATCGCCGGCGCGGTGATCGAGGCCGTCGAGTCCCGCTCCCCCGCCGTGCTCGCGACCGGCCGCACCGAGGTGTGGGGGCTCACCCGCAACCGCTCGCTCGACCCCCACGTCGACAACGAGACCGTGGCTGACAAGCGCACCGAGCCGCAGCGCAAGTACGTGTCGGTCAACCCGTGGCTCCACCTGATCCGCGTCGACCGCGAGCGCCCTGACGGGGCCACCGAACCGCTCGCCGCCACCGTGATCTTCTCGGTCCACGGCACCGGCATCTCGATGAAGGCCCCCGAGTACAACGCCGACGTCTGGGCGTACCTCGTCGGCGAGCTCGACCACCGCATCGAGGAGGCGCACGGCACCCGGGCCGTCGTCGGCGCCATCGAGGGGACCCATGCCGACGTGGCTCCCGCCATCCGCCCGGGCGCGCCGGGACCCTTGGAGGCGGCCCGCATCGGCCGTGGCGTCGGCGCGGAGGCAGCCGCTCTCCACCAGCGCCTCGGTGACGAGTTGCGGTCCGAGGTCCGCCTCGCCACCGCCTTCCGGGAGATCGACCTGAGGGCCGACCGACGCATCGACGGCGTCGAGCTGCCCGAGCGGCCCGCGGTCGGCGCCGCGCTGGTCGCCGGTGCCCACGAGAACCTCACCCCGGTGATCCACCGCCTGCCGCCGTTCAAGCCGGGCACACCGAAGCGCTGGGGCAAGCCGAACCCGCAGGGCGAGAAATGGGTCCTCGGCACCCGGTGGCTCCAGCCCCTGTTCGTGCCGCCCCGCTCGTTCCCCCGCATCCTGCCCGCCCAGCTCCTCGTCATCGACGGCACGGCCGTGGTCGGCCTGCCCTTCGAGATCACCGTCGAGTCGGGGCGGCGCATCGAGGCCGCGGCCGCGGCGGCCCTGACCTCGTCCGACCTGGCCGTCGAACGGGTGGCGGTGTCGTCGCTGGCCAACGAGTACTCGGGCTACGTCGCCACCGCCGAGGAGTACCGCCTCCAGCACTACGAGGGCGGCCACACCCTGTACGGCCCGAACACCCAGGCCTTCCTCGCCGCGCAGCTGGCCCGCCTGGCGCGAGACCTGGGCGGCGCCGGCCGGGTGAGCGACGTGGCCCACGAGCGCCGGTGGGACCTGCGGGTCCACCGCTACCTGCCCGAGCCCCTCCCCGTGGACGTCGAACGGTGCTGGGTGGGGCCGGCCCGCTTCGTGGACCCCACGCCCCGCAGCGACGGCTGGTGGGAGGCCGAGTGGGTCGACGTCGCCCCCGGCAACCTCGAGTGGCACCGGCCCCTCCTGCGGGTCGAGGCATCCTCCGGCGAGGGCCCCTGGGAGCCGGCCCGCTTCCGGGGGCGCCCCGTGGACGACCAGGGGTGGGCGGTCGAGATCACGTTCCTCCGCCAGGACGACGACCGCCACCACTACCGGGTCCGCTGGCACGATCCCGCCTTCGCCGGCGACCGCCGCCACCGCTTCGTGCTGGAGGCGAACGGTGGCCAGCCGGAACTCGCGTCCGACCCCTTCGACTGA
- a CDS encoding nuclear transport factor 2 family protein, translating to MPEPIEIVQQFCDAWGTPDEIEASIALLSDDCVYHNIPVDPVVGIEAIREFVANFAAGVESVTFATNAIAANGSTVLTERVDTFLYPGGKRIDLPVMGTFEVNASGKISAWRDYFDLNQFMSQMG from the coding sequence ATGCCCGAGCCCATCGAGATCGTGCAGCAGTTCTGCGACGCGTGGGGGACGCCCGATGAGATCGAGGCGTCGATCGCGCTGTTGTCGGACGACTGCGTGTACCACAACATCCCCGTCGACCCCGTGGTGGGGATCGAGGCCATCCGGGAGTTCGTGGCGAACTTCGCCGCCGGCGTCGAGTCGGTGACGTTCGCCACGAACGCGATCGCCGCCAACGGTTCGACCGTGCTCACCGAGCGGGTGGACACGTTCCTGTACCCGGGCGGCAAGCGCATCGACCTGCCGGTGATGGGCACGTTCGAGGTGAACGCCAGCGGGAAGATCAGCGCCTGGCGGGACTACTTCGACCTCAACCAGTTCATGTCGCAGATGGGCTGA
- a CDS encoding alpha/beta hydrolase, with protein MTSFAPSGAAQIAYDDEGSGPPALFLHAGVTDRRSWRAVVDDLQGSRRCLAFDQRKFGETSYTPEPHSTPADAVAVLDHAGVDEPVAVVGCSMGGTAAMDLALLHPERVERLVLMAPGVRVEGVYPDTIPDSWRDLVASLEAAEEAGDLDEVNRLEAHLWLDGPTAPEGRVGGAARERFLAMNGRALAAEDPGGTVGVPELWEGLEQLTIPVLVLVGDLDTDEEQGAAEQLAAMIPGARFERLDSTAHLPQIEAHPRLLEVVAEFLA; from the coding sequence GTGACCTCGTTCGCACCGTCGGGAGCCGCCCAGATCGCCTACGACGACGAGGGCTCGGGCCCGCCCGCGCTGTTCCTCCACGCCGGCGTGACCGACCGCCGCTCCTGGCGCGCGGTCGTGGACGACCTGCAGGGGTCGCGGCGCTGCCTCGCCTTTGACCAGCGGAAGTTCGGCGAGACCTCGTACACGCCCGAGCCCCACTCGACGCCGGCCGACGCCGTCGCCGTGCTGGACCACGCCGGGGTCGACGAGCCGGTGGCGGTGGTCGGGTGCTCGATGGGCGGGACCGCGGCGATGGACCTCGCGCTCCTGCACCCCGAGCGGGTCGAGCGCCTCGTCCTGATGGCGCCTGGCGTGCGCGTCGAGGGGGTCTACCCCGACACGATCCCGGACTCGTGGCGCGACCTCGTGGCGTCGCTCGAAGCGGCGGAGGAGGCCGGTGACCTCGACGAGGTGAACCGCCTCGAGGCCCACCTGTGGCTGGACGGGCCGACGGCGCCCGAGGGCCGGGTCGGCGGCGCCGCCCGGGAGCGGTTCCTCGCCATGAACGGGCGGGCGCTCGCCGCCGAGGACCCCGGCGGGACCGTGGGCGTGCCCGAGCTCTGGGAGGGACTGGAGCAGCTCACGATCCCGGTCCTGGTCCTCGTCGGCGACCTCGACACCGACGAGGAGCAGGGCGCCGCCGAGCAGCTCGCGGCGATGATCCCCGGCGCCCGCTTCGAGCGCCTCGATTCCACCGCCCACCTGCCGCAGATCGAGGCCCACCCCCGGCTGCTCGAGGTCGTCGCCGAGTTCCTCGCCTGA
- a CDS encoding aromatic ring-hydroxylating dioxygenase subunit alpha, whose protein sequence is MTDLHEAVHTDEAPLGATIRTGIGATGPVTVPADRYTSPAFAALEHERLWPRVWQLACTVDHVAEPGSVFDYRLADRSVLIVRGQDGELRGFENVCLHRGSELCPGSATGLDELRCPYHRWSWDLTGRLREVPSRKGFGVLPPEDYALRTVAVATWGPLVFVHPGPADGDHPDLAEFLGEVPADVAWAGLDDFRCRYLVSIPLAANWKTIIDGFSETYHVQGIHREMLGSVDDVDGPQTIWDHHGKLEQRYGLPSPRLRNRPDDEGVWQSFVEVMGERIGISDKATAGPAPEVPEGSSLRDVLAGRLRAHNEAQGLDFSAYDDDRLLTMSQYNLFPNITMVVFPDLLSVVRARPGATPDEGVMDVFVFDRVPTEPAPPRTPPLDVTLPPDGDLPIGLVLSQDVANAERAQRGLHQPGFTRVTLSNEECRIWNLHRNLEAWLGISPTEITGR, encoded by the coding sequence ATGACCGACCTCCACGAGGCCGTCCACACCGACGAGGCGCCGCTCGGCGCCACCATCCGCACCGGCATCGGCGCGACCGGACCGGTGACGGTGCCGGCCGACCGGTACACCTCGCCGGCCTTCGCCGCCCTCGAGCACGAGCGGTTGTGGCCCCGGGTCTGGCAGCTCGCCTGCACGGTCGACCACGTGGCCGAGCCCGGGTCGGTCTTCGACTACCGCCTCGCCGACCGGTCCGTGCTGATCGTGCGCGGCCAGGACGGCGAGCTGCGGGGCTTCGAGAACGTGTGCCTCCACCGTGGGAGCGAGCTGTGCCCCGGCTCGGCCACGGGTCTCGACGAACTGCGCTGCCCGTACCACCGGTGGAGCTGGGACCTCACCGGCCGCCTGCGCGAGGTGCCGTCGCGCAAGGGCTTCGGTGTGCTCCCGCCGGAGGACTACGCGCTGCGCACGGTGGCGGTCGCCACCTGGGGGCCGCTGGTCTTCGTCCACCCGGGGCCCGCCGACGGCGACCACCCCGACCTGGCCGAGTTCCTCGGCGAGGTGCCCGCCGACGTGGCCTGGGCGGGCCTCGACGACTTCCGTTGCCGCTACCTGGTCAGCATCCCGCTGGCCGCCAACTGGAAGACGATCATCGACGGCTTCAGCGAGACGTACCACGTGCAGGGGATCCACCGCGAGATGCTCGGCAGCGTCGACGACGTGGACGGCCCCCAGACCATCTGGGACCACCACGGCAAGCTCGAGCAGCGCTACGGCCTGCCGTCGCCGCGCCTTCGGAACCGCCCCGACGACGAGGGCGTGTGGCAGTCGTTCGTCGAGGTCATGGGCGAGCGCATCGGCATCTCGGACAAAGCCACCGCGGGGCCGGCGCCCGAGGTGCCCGAGGGCTCCTCCTTGCGGGACGTGCTGGCGGGCCGCCTGCGGGCCCACAACGAGGCCCAAGGGCTCGACTTCTCGGCCTACGACGACGACCGCCTGCTGACCATGTCGCAGTACAACCTGTTCCCCAACATCACCATGGTGGTGTTCCCCGACCTGCTCTCGGTGGTGCGGGCCCGCCCCGGCGCCACCCCCGACGAGGGCGTCATGGACGTGTTCGTCTTCGACCGGGTGCCCACCGAGCCGGCGCCGCCCCGCACGCCGCCCCTCGACGTCACCCTGCCGCCCGACGGCGACCTGCCCATCGGCCTCGTCCTCAGCCAGGACGTGGCCAACGCCGAGCGGGCCCAGCGGGGCCTGCACCAACCCGGGTTCACCCGCGTCACCCTTTCCAACGAGGAGTGCCGCATCTGGAACCTCCACCGCAACCTCGAGGCCTGGCTGGGCATCTCCCCCACCGAGATCACCGGCCGCTGA
- a CDS encoding SDR family oxidoreductase, translated as MGTIAITGSASGMGAATRARLQADGHTVIGVDLHDADIEADLGTPEGRQAAIDGVLAASGGVLDGFVPFAGLGPLPDRPGPIVVSVNYFGAITLLEGLRPALAAAPDGAAAVAISSNSTTVQPGVPAAVVEACLSGDEAAARAASEADGSFGAYPATKTAIARWCRRAAVTDEWIGAGINLNVVAPGMVATALVDEGLADPMLAPFLKDFPLPVGRPGKAEELAAFVAFLLGPEAKFFVGSLLFVDGGTDALLRPDDVPNNWVL; from the coding sequence ATGGGAACCATCGCCATCACGGGGTCGGCGTCGGGCATGGGGGCGGCCACGCGGGCACGCCTCCAGGCAGACGGGCACACGGTCATCGGGGTCGACCTCCACGACGCCGACATCGAAGCCGACCTGGGCACGCCGGAGGGCCGCCAGGCCGCCATCGACGGCGTCCTCGCCGCGTCGGGCGGGGTGCTCGACGGCTTCGTCCCCTTCGCCGGGCTCGGTCCCCTCCCCGACCGTCCGGGACCCATCGTCGTGTCGGTCAACTACTTCGGCGCCATCACGCTCCTCGAGGGCCTGCGCCCGGCCCTCGCCGCAGCCCCCGACGGCGCCGCCGCCGTGGCCATCAGCTCCAACTCGACCACGGTCCAGCCCGGTGTGCCCGCCGCCGTGGTCGAGGCCTGCCTCAGCGGCGACGAGGCTGCCGCCCGGGCGGCGAGCGAGGCCGACGGGTCCTTCGGCGCCTACCCGGCCACGAAGACCGCCATCGCCCGCTGGTGCCGTCGCGCCGCGGTCACCGACGAGTGGATCGGCGCCGGCATCAACCTCAACGTGGTCGCCCCCGGCATGGTCGCCACCGCCCTGGTGGACGAGGGCCTGGCCGACCCGATGCTCGCCCCCTTCCTGAAGGACTTCCCCCTCCCGGTGGGCCGGCCCGGCAAGGCGGAGGAGCTGGCCGCCTTCGTGGCCTTCCTGCTCGGCCCCGAGGCGAAGTTCTTCGTGGGCTCGCTGCTCTTCGTGGACGGCGGCACGGACGCGCTCTTGCGCCCCGACGACGTCCCGAACAACTGGGTGCTCTGA